A single region of the Silene latifolia isolate original U9 population chromosome 8, ASM4854445v1, whole genome shotgun sequence genome encodes:
- the LOC141594512 gene encoding putative F-box protein At3g52320, whose product MSNAIILHFPEEIQIEILSRLPPKSLARFNCVSKHWNDTLTIQAFFVSHSRSYDKHSKLAFVGQRHNISGYNFIVSFELNDDNYINPNTVNHHFVAAERTIVPISEKIIRGEKIYFGEFLSSTINPSMSNICNDLICLFDPSSTRIVLLNLKTRDFILLPAITKPMYDFRLWCALGFDPVNKLFKVLSIIYRVDSCEGCATKAAILTVGSKYWKTIEYECLPSSLTKKKPELNTTNNSLYLDGVIYWAHDVRTRRGKCVLTFVEFDLNREAFRDYEIVVTIDEDTTFGYYLTSLKGRPTLFLLNRERNEIQQLTLFKHENLNAAWNRRILASDDFPSLLYLSFYGRFRAGSSILLDPVISMSINGDFVKPREQDLYFFYNLENLVVE is encoded by the coding sequence ATGAGCAATGCAATAATTTTACACTTTCCTGAAGAAATTCAGATTGAAATCTTGTCAAGGTtaccaccaaagtcattggcaagATTCAATTGTGTTTCGAAACATTGGAATGATACTTTAACCATCCAAGCATTCTTTGTTAGCCACTCTCGTTCATACGATAAACACTCAAAGCTTGCTTTTGTCGGACAACGCCATAatatttcgggatataatttcaTTGTCTCATTCGAGCTCAACGATGATAATTATATAAACCCAAACACGGTAAATCACCATTTTGTGGCTGCTGAGCGAACGATTGTGCCAATTAGTGAGAAGATAATAAGAGGGGAGAAGATATATTTCGGAGAATTTTTATCGAGTACTATTAATCCTTCCATGTCGAATATATGCAATGACCTAATTTGTCTCTTTGATCCATCTTCAACGCGTATCGTTCTCTTAAACTTAAAAACCCGGGATTTTATCCTTCTTCCTGCAATAACGAAGCCAATGTATGATTTCAGATTATGGTGTGCATTAGGGTTCGATCCTGTAAATAAGTTATTTAAAGTTCTGAGTATTATTTACAGAGTCGATTCGTGCGAAGGATGTGCTACCAAAGCTGCGATATTAACTGTTGGATCGAAATATTGGAAAACAATTGAGTATGAATGTTTACCTAGTTCACTGACTAAGAAAAAGCCTGAATTGAATACCACCAATAATAGCCTTTATCTCGACGGAGTAATATATTGGGCACATGATGTGAGAACTCGTCGTGGTAAATGTGTGTTAACCTTTGTTGAATTTGATTTGAATCGTGAGGCGTTCAGAGATTATGAGATTGTCGTGACAATCGACGAGGATACGACATTTGGATACTATTTGACATCCTTGAAAGGCCGCCCAACTCTTTTCCTATTGAATAGGGAAAGAAATGAAATACAACAGTTGACGTTGTTTAAACATGAAAATCTGAATGCGGCTTGGAACCGGAGGATTCTTGCTTCAGATGATTTTCCCAGCCTTTTATATCTAAGCTTTTACGGGAGATTTCGTGCAGGATCTAGCATCCTGCTAGATCCTGTGATATCGATGTCAATCAAtggtgattttgtgaaacctcGAGAACAGGATTTGTATTTCTTCTATAATCTCGAGAATTTAGTAGTCGAGTAA
- the LOC141594513 gene encoding putative F-box protein At1g30930 — MEMNVNQNIKGGVIRWKCNTSDASSADIIPEDIEIDILSRLSSKSLSRCQCVSKHWNDTLTIKAFLLKNSLPYDNKHPQLVFAVRSGIWEKGSILSYKLDDADKTTTLPVSRIRGRNVNFTDFIPMSNYSYISNICNDLICLFDPFSTCVDLLNIKTQDFIRLPAITIKSVDPFRFWYALGFDPVEQVFKVLISIYPCSKKKCTPAKAAILTVGSKYWNPIDCKSLHWRSINNSICLNGVIYWVHKNKIDNFIELTVVAFDLNHEAFITDNELVVTPMRTTYTRHYLTSLKECPTLFIWKMKSDDHTEEVEQWTLFNHKTPNAAWKMRNFTNMMVPSDAHGDTVAGGSTLLQYSHPIDYSDYSVYFFYDLEKLFVIE; from the coding sequence ATGGAGATGAATGTTAACCAAAACATTAAAGGCGGAGTTATAAGATGGAAGTGCAATACGAGTGATGCATCGAGCGCAGACATTATTCCTGAAGACATTGAGATTGATATATTGTCAAGGCTGTCATCCAAGTCATTGTCGAGATGCCAGTGTGTTTCGAAACACTGGAATGATACATTAACCATAAAAGCATTCTTGCTTAAAAACTCTCTTCCATATGATAATAAACATCCGCAACTTGTGTTCGCGGTACGCTCGGGTATTTGGGAAAAAGGCTCGATTTTGTCATACAAGCTCGATGATGCTGACAAAACGACGACTTTGCCGGTATCAAGGATTAGAGGGCGGAATGTAAATTTCACTGATTTTATTCCTATGAGTAATTATTCTTACATATCGAATATATGCAACGACCTAATTTGTCTCTTTGATCCATTTTCAACGTGTGTTGATCTTTTAAACATAAAAACCCAGGATTTTATCCGTCTTCCTGCTATAACTATCAAGTCTGTGGATCCTTTCAGATTTTGGTATGCATTAGGGTTTGATCCTGTAGAGCAAGTATTCAAAGTTCTGATTAGTATTTACCCATGCAGTAAAAAAAAGTGTACTCCTGCCAAAGCCGCGATACTGACGGTTGGATCGAAATATTGGAACCCAATAGACTGTAAATCTTTACATTGGCGGAGTATCAACAATAGCATTTGTCTTAATGGAGTGATTTATTGGgtccacaaaaacaaaatcgatAATTTTATTGAGCTAACCGTTGTTGCATTTGATTTGAATCACGAGGCGTTCATCACAGATAATGAGCTTGTCGTGACACCCATGAGAACGACGTACACACGACACTATTTGACGTCTTTGAAAGAGTGCCCAACTCTGTTCATTTGGAAGATGAAAAGTGATGATCACACTGAAGAAGTAGAACAATGGACATTATTTAACCATAAAACTCCGAATGCAGCTTGGAAGATGAGGAATTTTACTAATATGATGGTACCTTCCGACGCTCATGGGGATACTGTTGCAGGAGGTAGCACCTTGCTACAATATTCGCATCCGATTGATTATTCCGACTATTCTGTGTACTTTTTTTATGATCTAGAGAAGTTATTTGTCATAGAGTAA
- the LOC141594514 gene encoding putative F-box protein At1g47730, whose protein sequence is MNIKQKVKGRVIRRNCATSNASKADIPEDIQVEILSRLSFKSLSRGKCVSKHWNDTLTIQAFLLKHSRSYDKHPKLAFVVKSSIWRKRSIISFELNDDNTPKTETVTVAKPKTTAPLIRGQDVYFTDLPKSDLVDRDFGYSDSFYMSNICNGLICLFRPYSTFLGLLNIKTPDFIQVPPIIITMKSMSVFRCSYALGFDPVQQVFKVLNISYGRRSDECTTTTTKAAILTVGSKYWNLIDNESLPSSVTDNSSSWTTTNSLCLDGVIYLLRKKLFSNVIVAFDFNSKAFRDYELVMTPITHETFSQSYLTCLKQCPTLFIWNMQSDRTEDVEQWTLFNHKNPNATWKRRNFTNKFSIYCTHVATIAGGSTLLQFSELIDSEYSLYYFYDLEKFAIE, encoded by the coding sequence ATGAATATCAAGCAAAAGGTTAAAGGCAGAGTTATAAGGCGGAACTGCGCTACAAGCAATGCATCAAAGGCAGACATTCCAGAAGATATTCAGGTTGAAATCCTGTCAAGGCTGTCATTCAAGTCATTGTCAAGAGGCAAGTGTGTTTCGAAACACTGGAATGATACATTAACCATACAAGCATTCTTGCTTAAACACTCTCGTTCGTATGATAAACATCCAAAACTTGCTTTTGTGGTAAAATCGAGTATTTGGAGAAAACGATCGATTATCTCATTTGAGCTCAATGATGACAACACCCCCAAAACGGAGACTGTGACGGTAGCAAAGCCAAAAACAACTGCCCCTCTGATCAGAGGGCAGGATGTATATTTCACTGATTTACCTAAGAGTGATTTGGTCGACCGAGACTTTGGTTATAGTGATTCTTTTTACATGTCCAATATATGCAACGGACTAATTTGTCTCTTTCGTCCATATTCAACGTTTCTCGGTCTTTTAAACATAAAAACCCCGGATTTTATCCAGGTTCCTCCAATAATAATAACTATGAAGTCTATGAGTGTTTTTAGATGTTCGTATGCATTAGGGTTTGATCCTGTACAACAAGTATTCAAAGTTCTAAATATTAGTTACGGAAGAAGAAGTGACGAGTGTACAACTACTACTACCAAGGCCGCAATATTGACTGTTGGATCGAAATATTGGAACCTGATAGACAATGAAAGTTTACCGAGTTCAGTAACCGATAACTCATCTTCGTGGACTACCACTAATAGCCTTTGTCTTGATGGAGTGATTTATTTGCTCCGTAAAAAATTATTCAGTAATGTTATTGTTGCTTTTGATTTTAATAGCAAGGCGTTCAGAGATTACGAGCTTGTCATGACACCCATTACACATGAGACTTTCAGCCAATCCTATTTGACATGTTTGAAACAGTGCCCAACCCTGTTTATTTGGAATATGCAAAGTGATCGGACTGAAGACGTCGAACAATGGACACTATTTAACCATAAAAATCCGAATGCAACTTGGAAAAGGAGGAATTTTACTAATAAGTTTTCCATTTATTGCACTCATGTGGCAACTATTGCAGGAGGTAGCACCCTACTACAATTTTCGGAATTGATTGATTCCGAGTATTCTTTGTATTATTTTTATGATCTTGAAAAGTTCGCCATAGAGTAA